The following are from one region of the Thermodesulforhabdaceae bacterium genome:
- a CDS encoding S41 family peptidase: MKKGKKSFIAIISLVVLLGVWGVFQSITAYCSEEKKEKNRTDTIFKQLKLFSEVLNLVEDQYVEPVDDAKLIQGAIKGMLQSLDPHSTYMNPDEYKELQVETRGTFGGIGIEITVRDGVLTVVSPIEGTPADKAGIRANDQIIKIDGESTKDMSITEAVKRLRGPEGTKVRVTIIREGETKPLEFELVRALIHIQSVKYRTLEPGFGYVRIASFQSDTSQQLRKALDALENENKPLKGLILDLRNNPGGLLDQAVQVSDEFIDSGLIVYTKGRKEEQQMKFEAHKKDKVHKYPIIVIVNGGSASASEIVAGALQDHKVALILGEPTFGKGSVQTVIPLEDGSAVRLTTALYYTPSGRSIQAKGIQPDIYVPREEKVAAVDQSKSRFSIKEKDLPRHMENAGEGEVVPKKGERSFKKDSSQGGAPAADSKDKQSEEVQKILAQDNQLQRALDLLKGLTILAKP, encoded by the coding sequence ATGAAAAAGGGCAAAAAAAGTTTTATAGCAATTATTAGCTTGGTAGTGCTTCTGGGAGTGTGGGGGGTTTTTCAAAGCATTACTGCTTATTGCTCCGAAGAAAAAAAAGAAAAAAACAGGACAGACACCATTTTTAAGCAACTTAAGCTGTTCAGCGAAGTTCTTAACTTGGTGGAAGATCAATATGTGGAACCGGTTGATGACGCCAAGCTGATTCAAGGAGCAATAAAAGGTATGCTCCAGTCTCTAGATCCCCATTCGACCTATATGAACCCTGATGAATACAAGGAACTTCAGGTAGAAACCCGTGGAACTTTCGGTGGTATCGGTATTGAGATTACGGTTAGAGATGGAGTGCTTACGGTTGTTTCTCCCATTGAAGGTACCCCCGCAGATAAGGCGGGTATAAGGGCAAACGATCAGATTATCAAGATAGATGGTGAATCAACAAAGGATATGAGCATAACCGAAGCAGTTAAGAGACTGAGAGGTCCTGAGGGGACGAAGGTGCGAGTCACCATTATTCGTGAAGGTGAGACAAAGCCATTAGAGTTCGAACTGGTGCGAGCTTTAATCCATATTCAAAGCGTTAAATACCGCACTCTTGAGCCCGGTTTTGGCTACGTAAGGATAGCCAGCTTTCAAAGCGATACTTCTCAGCAACTTCGCAAGGCTCTTGATGCCCTGGAAAATGAGAACAAACCCCTTAAAGGGTTAATCCTCGATTTGCGTAATAATCCCGGCGGACTTTTAGATCAGGCTGTTCAGGTTAGCGACGAATTCATAGATAGCGGGTTGATCGTTTATACTAAGGGAAGGAAAGAAGAACAGCAGATGAAGTTTGAGGCTCACAAAAAGGACAAAGTGCACAAATACCCCATCATAGTTATAGTCAATGGAGGCAGTGCAAGCGCATCGGAAATAGTTGCTGGAGCTCTTCAAGACCATAAAGTGGCACTGATCCTTGGTGAGCCTACCTTTGGTAAAGGTTCTGTTCAGACCGTAATACCTCTTGAAGATGGATCTGCCGTGCGGCTTACAACGGCTCTTTACTATACACCTTCTGGGCGTTCAATCCAGGCAAAGGGCATCCAGCCGGATATTTATGTGCCTAGAGAGGAAAAAGTAGCGGCTGTGGATCAATCTAAAAGTCGTTTTTCCATAAAAGAAAAGGATCTGCCCAGACATATGGAGAACGCTGGTGAGGGTGAAGTGGTGCCCAAAAAAGGTGAGCGTAGTTTTAAGAAAGATAGTTCACAGGGAGGTGCTCCTGCAGCAGATAGCAAAGATAAACAGTCAGAAGAAGTTCAAAAAATACTTGCTCAGGACAATCAACTTCAAAGAGCGCTTGATCTCCTAAAAGGTTTGACCATTCTCGCTAAGCCTTAA
- a CDS encoding ATP-binding cassette domain-containing protein, with amino-acid sequence MDAIVYAENLYKRYPGGNWIFEDVNFSLHAGDFLFLLGSSGSGKTTLIKVISGQETFDKGTVLVAGKNLKKLYPNKIHQWRRHIGIVFQDFRLLMDLSVEENIALPLVVIGFSKEEIQKRVSAVLRLIDLELKRKTKCRFLSGGERQLVAIGRAIVHSPMLILADEPTGNLDDDHAKRILKLFSAFHKRGQTLIVATHDRRLPLWVDGVKIVMIHNRNIVEAVPVRKEEKAL; translated from the coding sequence ATGGACGCAATCGTATACGCGGAGAATCTTTATAAGCGATATCCTGGGGGAAATTGGATTTTCGAGGATGTGAACTTTTCCCTTCATGCGGGGGATTTTCTATTTCTTCTGGGATCCAGTGGTTCCGGTAAGACAACCCTTATAAAAGTCATTTCGGGACAAGAAACTTTCGATAAGGGGACTGTCCTTGTAGCTGGTAAAAACCTGAAGAAACTCTATCCCAATAAAATTCATCAGTGGAGACGCCATATAGGAATAGTTTTTCAGGATTTTAGGCTTCTTATGGATCTATCGGTCGAAGAAAATATTGCTCTTCCTTTAGTTGTTATTGGATTCTCAAAGGAAGAAATCCAGAAACGAGTTTCGGCTGTTTTACGATTAATTGACCTTGAATTGAAAAGAAAAACAAAGTGTCGTTTTCTTTCGGGGGGAGAGAGACAGTTGGTAGCTATTGGACGGGCTATAGTCCACAGTCCTATGTTAATACTTGCTGATGAACCAACCGGTAATCTTGACGATGATCATGCCAAGCGAATATTAAAGCTTTTTTCAGCATTTCATAAACGAGGACAAACTCTAATCGTAGCCACACACGATCGCCGCCTGCCATTGTGGGTCGATGGAGTCAAAATTGTTATGATTCATAACCGAAATATTGTAGAAGCTGTTCCAGTGAGAAAGGAAGAAAAGGCGCTGTGA
- a CDS encoding peptidoglycan DD-metalloendopeptidase family protein has protein sequence MERLNSKLVHLCRDGSTLPFSCLVLSMFIVVFLTCCDSAYAQSQRQAELSSQEEKAVDEMAKLVNESEKRKREIARALQENKKAYDQLERELSYARKSATENLIKLQRVIAFRRLMAEQNIVYEKAWWNAEMALRAVIEDSLRRQATCRAQMEELDRLEKVLERNLREMVEAESSFRKNLQRLVSVSRDILKKRGTLEHSEDSSLGLFFSEIPPSQASLPQQKLPKLIIPVDGVVESSVELKKDVDSIPLVYSKGVFIKAREGTPVRAVADGRVMFAGWFREFGRTVIIDHGNHYFSVTTYLGSLRVQEGGRVMRGDVIGDVAQSEILGESGIYFEWRHNGKPLDVIQWFALKTNEKKGE, from the coding sequence ATGGAGCGATTGAACTCAAAATTGGTTCATCTTTGCCGGGATGGTTCAACCTTACCATTTTCCTGTCTGGTTTTGTCGATGTTTATCGTGGTTTTCCTTACTTGTTGTGATTCAGCCTATGCTCAATCGCAAAGACAAGCAGAGTTGTCGTCACAGGAAGAAAAAGCAGTTGATGAAATGGCAAAATTGGTTAACGAAAGTGAAAAAAGAAAAAGGGAAATTGCTCGAGCTCTTCAAGAAAACAAGAAAGCTTACGATCAGCTTGAAAGAGAGTTGTCTTATGCTAGAAAATCTGCCACCGAGAACTTAATAAAACTTCAACGAGTGATAGCCTTTAGGCGTCTTATGGCGGAACAGAATATAGTCTATGAGAAAGCCTGGTGGAATGCCGAGATGGCTTTACGGGCGGTCATTGAAGACAGCCTCAGAAGGCAGGCTACCTGTAGGGCGCAAATGGAAGAACTCGATCGCTTAGAGAAAGTTTTGGAAAGAAATTTACGGGAAATGGTGGAGGCTGAATCATCTTTTAGAAAAAACCTTCAGCGTCTTGTGTCGGTAAGTAGAGATATTCTAAAAAAGCGTGGAACTCTTGAACATAGTGAAGACAGTTCGTTAGGATTGTTCTTCAGTGAGATACCCCCATCACAAGCATCTTTACCACAGCAAAAGCTGCCTAAACTTATCATTCCAGTAGATGGTGTTGTGGAGTCCAGTGTGGAATTAAAAAAAGATGTAGATTCGATCCCTTTGGTGTATAGTAAAGGTGTCTTTATAAAAGCTCGAGAGGGAACCCCTGTTCGAGCGGTTGCTGATGGACGGGTAATGTTTGCGGGGTGGTTTCGAGAGTTTGGAAGGACGGTGATAATTGATCACGGGAATCATTATTTTAGTGTAACGACGTATCTTGGATCTTTACGAGTCCAGGAAGGTGGTCGAGTAATGCGAGGTGATGTGATCGGAGATGTTGCTCAGTCAGAGATATTAGGTGAAAGCGGTATTTATTTTGAGTGGAGGCATAATGGGAAACCGTTGGATGTTATACAATGGTTCGCCCTCAAGACTAATGAAAAGAAAGGAGAGTAA
- a CDS encoding sensor domain-containing diguanylate cyclase: MDDRSVCLDVSQELAALRAVFDSLAEHVAVLDRNGIIVDVNDAWRRFVSANGGDVEKIVGTNYLEVCDTASGRDCDEASRAAHGIREIISGNLKEFYLEYPCHSPMEKRWFLMHVRPWMQDGQIQGAVVSHIPITQRKLAELTLKRYERVISSSPFLISLVDRNYTYLLVNDAYLLYHARKREEIEGHKVQEILGKNAFEKLVKPNLDKCLAGDTVQYEAWFQMAGMGRRYMQVTYYPSREEDGTISGVVVAAYDETRRRILEEEIKRTAELLSEAQELAHVGSFEHNIALGTDFWSDELYRILGYMPNAVAPQFELFFKHIHPDDRDRLLHGMAQGSGEKNPLKLDLRLRTQKGENRWVSVFLVRNRDESGVVTRIHGAVADITERRLAEIRLQEMATTDALTGLANRRRFFELLADEVNRAKRFARPLCVAMLDIDNFKGVNDTYGHSVGDAVLVAVARILRQTLRAVDRAARIGGEEFAVILPETNGLGAVQAMERVRQMVAMSPVTDSHANVSVTLSCGVASWKDGEDGERTLARADAALYAAKGRGKNQVVLA; this comes from the coding sequence ATGGACGATCGTAGTGTTTGTTTGGATGTGAGCCAGGAGTTGGCTGCGCTGCGGGCAGTATTCGATAGCCTTGCGGAACACGTGGCCGTACTGGACCGAAATGGCATTATAGTGGACGTCAATGATGCCTGGCGCCGTTTTGTGTCTGCCAATGGTGGGGACGTGGAAAAGATCGTGGGAACTAACTATCTCGAGGTGTGTGATACGGCTAGTGGTAGGGATTGCGATGAAGCTAGCCGGGCGGCCCATGGTATCCGGGAGATTATTTCCGGAAATTTAAAGGAATTCTACCTGGAGTATCCGTGCCATTCTCCCATGGAAAAGCGCTGGTTTTTGATGCACGTCCGGCCGTGGATGCAGGACGGCCAGATCCAAGGTGCCGTTGTGTCCCACATCCCCATCACTCAGCGCAAATTAGCCGAGTTGACTCTTAAACGTTACGAAAGGGTCATATCATCATCCCCGTTCCTTATCAGTCTTGTAGATCGCAATTATACATATTTACTGGTAAATGATGCATATTTACTCTACCATGCACGAAAAAGAGAAGAGATAGAAGGACATAAAGTCCAGGAGATTCTGGGAAAGAATGCCTTTGAAAAACTAGTCAAACCCAATTTAGATAAATGTCTTGCTGGTGATACGGTCCAATATGAAGCCTGGTTCCAGATGGCTGGAATGGGCAGACGATATATGCAGGTTACCTATTATCCTTCCCGTGAAGAAGATGGGACCATTAGCGGTGTCGTCGTTGCAGCTTACGATGAGACTCGTAGAAGAATCTTAGAAGAAGAGATCAAAAGGACAGCAGAACTATTATCCGAAGCCCAAGAGCTTGCACATGTGGGAAGTTTTGAGCACAACATCGCCCTGGGTACAGATTTTTGGTCCGATGAACTGTACCGGATTTTAGGTTATATGCCCAACGCTGTTGCACCGCAGTTTGAGCTTTTTTTTAAGCATATCCACCCCGACGACCGGGATCGTCTCCTGCACGGTATGGCGCAGGGTTCTGGTGAAAAAAATCCGTTGAAACTGGATCTCCGATTGCGGACTCAAAAGGGCGAGAATCGCTGGGTCTCAGTGTTTTTGGTTCGTAACCGTGATGAAAGTGGTGTGGTGACCCGTATCCATGGGGCAGTAGCAGATATTACGGAACGCCGCTTAGCAGAGATCAGACTTCAGGAGATGGCTACCACTGATGCCCTCACCGGGCTGGCAAATCGCCGCCGATTTTTTGAGCTTCTTGCCGATGAGGTGAATCGGGCGAAGCGGTTTGCCCGACCACTGTGTGTGGCTATGCTGGACATTGATAACTTCAAGGGCGTGAACGACACTTACGGACACAGTGTGGGGGATGCGGTGCTGGTGGCTGTTGCCAGGATCCTGCGTCAAACATTGCGGGCAGTTGACCGAGCGGCCCGGATTGGTGGAGAGGAGTTTGCGGTGATCCTGCCTGAGACCAATGGCTTGGGGGCTGTTCAGGCTATGGAGAGAGTGCGCCAGATGGTGGCTATGTCTCCCGTGACCGATTCCCATGCCAATGTCTCCGTGACCCTCAGTTGCGGGGTCGCATCCTGGAAGGATGGCGAGGACGGGGAAAGGACTCTTGCTAGGGCTGATGCCGCCCTGTATGCTGCCAAAGGAAGAGGCAAGAACCAGGTAGTGCTTGCCTAG
- a CDS encoding FtsX-like permease family protein has translation MKIPWGVIFQRVYQDIVGEPLIFITAILCITLACLAGPLALGSKGIEACLMPPWANRAVVMVSWKMKTSVQDRQKVLETIRSSAWCESVREVSGKEIAKEVEGLAKSFGQGFSLGDLSEVTGYVEIILSGKCLDHPQKCQAFVDSLGADPAVDSVYSGIALAVEARNWFSFVRHSMITLTAFLLLLMLVMLFLLYRLSFYRRMKEIYLWDLLGASPSFKRLACYMQALPMIAIAWTLSLFLLYRLKKYWQHLEHFFGTEQNCLPSYGTLFGFSIITLVLVIFIVFVTVEWVLKRNWVVSSRTDWIWSD, from the coding sequence GTGAAAATTCCGTGGGGAGTTATATTTCAGCGAGTTTATCAAGATATTGTTGGTGAACCATTAATTTTTATTACAGCCATTTTGTGTATAACTCTTGCCTGCCTTGCGGGACCTCTTGCTTTGGGTAGTAAGGGGATTGAAGCTTGTTTGATGCCCCCATGGGCTAATCGAGCTGTGGTTATGGTTTCGTGGAAAATGAAAACATCGGTGCAAGATCGACAGAAAGTTCTCGAAACAATTAGATCGTCTGCGTGGTGTGAATCTGTCAGAGAAGTGTCCGGAAAAGAGATTGCAAAGGAAGTGGAGGGACTTGCAAAAAGCTTTGGACAGGGATTTTCTCTGGGAGATCTATCAGAGGTGACCGGTTATGTAGAGATTATCTTAAGCGGGAAATGTCTCGATCATCCCCAGAAGTGCCAGGCTTTCGTAGATAGCCTTGGAGCCGATCCGGCTGTCGATAGTGTCTATTCTGGTATAGCATTGGCAGTTGAAGCAAGAAATTGGTTTAGTTTTGTCAGGCATTCCATGATAACTTTGACCGCCTTTTTATTGCTTCTAATGTTGGTAATGCTTTTCTTGCTTTATAGACTTTCTTTTTATCGTCGGATGAAAGAAATCTATTTGTGGGATCTTCTGGGGGCTTCACCTTCTTTCAAACGTCTTGCCTGTTATATGCAGGCACTTCCAATGATTGCTATAGCATGGACCCTGTCGCTTTTTTTGCTTTATAGACTTAAAAAATACTGGCAACACTTAGAGCATTTTTTCGGAACCGAACAGAATTGCCTCCCTTCTTATGGGACTCTTTTTGGATTTTCCATTATCACTCTTGTTTTGGTAATCTTTATTGTGTTTGTCACTGTAGAGTGGGTTCTTAAAAGAAATTGGGTTGTATCAAGCAGGACAGACTGGATATGGAGCGATTGA
- a CDS encoding N-acetylmuramoyl-L-alanine amidase, with protein MTGLPRIAVVLLITISLMCGTSQGASELSPPRSLHYLKDVTFTKTSDSAKLVLSFDAPVTYQISEQSHGKRGKKLTILIQNCVINPRIERIGPDRNFIASLNATSRYNARSGMSALITISSYREVGFSWSETPNPFRIVVTMVKKEPPSPKITGDQSLATSNNKVISPEKVGFLSTPEGKPTRSDPSDKVKRSMLIVIDPGHGGKDKGATGFGGVYEKDLTLIMARSLKRIIEETLPDVKVELTRYRDEYLSLEQRVKLANSLKADLFVSLHFNAHENPSVRGIETYYLNISQDKEAARVAAIENAVLKKKMSDLEAILQDLLKASSIAESAKLARAMHGQMMEALKPSFPDVKDLGVKSAPFYVLFGITMPGVLIEAGFISNKEELNMIRSPEFTQAVAKSILQGVKLYAQEINRDNLEREGRVVKKKESAEVPQEKERKDKLEKPLTRESLQNPGP; from the coding sequence ATGACAGGACTTCCTCGAATCGCTGTCGTATTGCTGATAACAATTTCGCTTATGTGTGGAACATCTCAAGGGGCGAGTGAGCTTTCACCTCCCAGGTCGTTACACTATCTTAAAGATGTGACTTTCACCAAGACTTCCGATTCAGCTAAGCTTGTTCTTTCTTTCGACGCTCCGGTCACTTACCAGATCTCCGAGCAAAGCCATGGCAAAAGAGGCAAAAAATTGACTATTTTGATCCAAAACTGCGTGATAAATCCACGGATTGAACGCATTGGACCAGACAGGAATTTTATCGCTTCATTGAATGCAACAAGCCGCTATAATGCCAGATCCGGGATGTCAGCCCTTATAACTATTTCTTCCTATCGAGAAGTCGGCTTTAGCTGGTCCGAGACACCAAATCCCTTTCGAATTGTCGTGACAATGGTTAAAAAAGAACCACCTTCGCCTAAAATTACAGGCGATCAGTCGCTGGCAACTTCTAATAACAAAGTAATTTCTCCCGAAAAGGTTGGCTTTTTATCCACCCCTGAAGGGAAACCAACAAGGTCCGATCCATCTGACAAAGTCAAGAGAAGCATGCTCATAGTTATAGACCCGGGTCACGGTGGAAAGGACAAGGGAGCTACCGGTTTTGGCGGTGTCTATGAAAAGGACCTTACTCTTATAATGGCTCGTTCTTTAAAACGTATCATTGAAGAGACTTTACCCGACGTAAAGGTTGAACTCACACGATACCGTGATGAATATCTATCGCTTGAACAAAGAGTAAAATTAGCCAACTCTCTCAAGGCAGATCTCTTTGTCTCCCTTCACTTCAACGCCCACGAAAATCCTTCTGTGAGAGGTATTGAAACTTACTACCTGAATATCTCTCAGGATAAGGAAGCGGCTCGAGTCGCCGCCATAGAAAATGCCGTTCTAAAAAAGAAAATGTCCGACCTCGAAGCAATCCTTCAGGATCTTCTAAAAGCCAGTTCCATAGCCGAATCGGCAAAACTTGCTCGAGCAATGCATGGACAAATGATGGAAGCTTTGAAACCATCCTTTCCTGACGTTAAAGATTTGGGGGTTAAGAGCGCACCTTTTTATGTGCTCTTTGGAATTACCATGCCTGGTGTTTTAATAGAGGCTGGCTTCATCAGCAACAAAGAAGAACTAAATATGATTAGATCTCCCGAGTTCACTCAGGCTGTTGCAAAAAGCATTCTTCAGGGAGTAAAACTATATGCGCAAGAAATAAACCGAGACAATCTGGAAAGAGAAGGTAGAGTTGTTAAGAAAAAAGAGTCTGCGGAAGTTCCACAGGAAAAAGAACGTAAGGACAAACTAGAAAAGCCATTGACTAGAGAATCTCTTCAAAACCCAGGTCCTTAA
- the mutS gene encoding DNA mismatch repair protein MutS produces the protein MEERAQEIATFLTPMMQQYLAIKSQYPDALLLYRIGDFYELFMDDAITASRILNIALTSRDKNSENAVPMCGVPHHASEQYIARLVSAGYKVAICEQVEDPKIAKGIVKREVVRVITPGLIVEEQNLTAKLPNYLCAIAHNSRTWGIAFMDVSTGEFRAVEVSKIEELLEEIHRIEPKELLIPENFNEAALEEIKTTLQTSIQTLPPEYFDEELSRERLCRIFSVYSLESFGLDGFSAAIGAAGAAVRYAEDNRLPLSHLKSLTPYNRSDFMTLDENTEKHLEIFYSQSFRSRKGSLIEIIDRTCTAMGGRMLNRWLRYPLVKKSDILDRQNAVEELVRNPQLLRELRHQLEAIGDLERIISRITVGSATPRDIQNLKTSLLPLPVIRDLIDSCNSALFRRTKDQWDNLQDVVSLIDSILVDNPPLNWSSHSIIKEGVDPQLDEYRQIAKDSKGWLLKFEQQERAKTGLSSLKIKYNKVFGYFIELSKTQATYAPPNYYRKQTLTNAERFITEELKEFETKVLEAEYRRQEIEREYFERLKAEILSYQDRIHKMANLIATVDCIASFAELAITERYSKPILTTDGSIIIKEGRHPVVEKYLPRGSFVPNDIELNMTDQQILIITGPNMAGKSTILRQTALIVLLAHVGSFVPARAATIGLVDRIFTRIGTSDDLARGRSTFLVEMQEVASILHRVTPKSLVILDEIGRGTSTYDGMSIAQAVIEYLHDVQNAGVKTLCATHYHELTELAERLPRVKNFSVAVKEWRDQVVFAHRLVPGKINKSYGIHVAKLAGLPESIIKRAQVILRELEDHHTLKEPQSKAEPEQQTGEFEKVYPRTVKKPKAGFQLPIMALSEEWLKQELLALDLDRITPLAALQILYAIQERLKKEKGS, from the coding sequence ATGGAAGAGCGAGCCCAAGAAATAGCGACATTTCTTACTCCGATGATGCAACAGTATCTTGCTATAAAATCTCAGTACCCTGATGCTCTCCTTTTATACCGAATTGGCGATTTCTACGAACTCTTTATGGACGACGCCATTACAGCATCTCGCATACTCAATATTGCTCTTACATCCAGAGACAAAAACAGTGAAAACGCCGTGCCCATGTGCGGAGTTCCGCATCATGCTTCCGAACAATACATTGCTCGACTTGTATCCGCAGGATACAAAGTGGCTATTTGCGAACAGGTTGAAGACCCAAAGATAGCAAAGGGGATAGTAAAACGAGAAGTCGTTCGAGTTATAACCCCGGGTCTGATAGTAGAAGAACAGAACCTTACAGCAAAGCTCCCTAATTACCTCTGTGCCATAGCTCACAATAGCCGCACATGGGGTATCGCTTTCATGGATGTATCAACAGGGGAATTCAGAGCAGTTGAAGTATCGAAAATCGAAGAACTTCTGGAAGAGATCCACAGAATTGAACCAAAAGAACTTCTTATACCTGAAAACTTCAACGAAGCAGCACTGGAAGAAATAAAAACAACTCTTCAGACTTCGATACAAACCCTTCCACCAGAATACTTTGATGAAGAATTATCCCGAGAACGCCTTTGCCGTATTTTCTCGGTATATTCCCTTGAAAGTTTTGGTCTGGATGGATTTTCTGCCGCCATAGGTGCGGCGGGAGCCGCTGTGCGTTATGCCGAAGACAATCGCCTTCCTCTTTCTCATCTGAAAAGCCTCACTCCCTATAACCGCTCCGATTTTATGACACTGGACGAAAACACCGAAAAACATCTTGAAATATTTTATTCCCAAAGCTTCAGAAGCCGTAAAGGATCTCTAATTGAAATCATTGACCGCACTTGCACGGCCATGGGTGGAAGGATGCTCAACCGATGGCTCCGCTATCCTCTTGTCAAAAAATCCGATATTCTTGACCGTCAAAATGCAGTAGAAGAGTTGGTTCGAAATCCTCAGCTACTGCGGGAACTTCGTCACCAACTCGAAGCTATTGGCGACCTTGAAAGAATCATAAGCCGTATAACAGTTGGATCAGCAACCCCGAGAGACATCCAAAATCTTAAAACGTCCCTTTTGCCTCTTCCAGTTATTCGTGATCTTATAGATTCATGTAACAGCGCCCTTTTTAGACGAACAAAAGATCAATGGGATAATCTCCAGGATGTCGTATCTCTGATAGATTCAATACTTGTTGACAATCCTCCCCTTAATTGGTCTTCCCACTCCATAATCAAAGAAGGCGTAGATCCTCAACTGGACGAATATCGTCAAATAGCGAAAGACAGTAAAGGATGGCTACTAAAGTTTGAACAGCAAGAACGGGCAAAAACGGGGCTTTCCTCTCTAAAAATCAAATACAACAAGGTATTTGGCTACTTTATTGAACTTTCGAAAACTCAGGCAACTTATGCACCTCCTAACTATTACCGAAAGCAGACCCTTACAAACGCAGAACGGTTTATAACCGAAGAATTGAAAGAGTTTGAAACTAAAGTGCTTGAAGCAGAATACAGGCGTCAGGAAATTGAACGAGAATATTTCGAAAGACTAAAAGCTGAGATCCTATCTTACCAGGATCGTATTCATAAAATGGCAAACCTTATCGCTACCGTAGATTGCATTGCATCGTTTGCTGAGTTAGCCATCACTGAAAGATATTCCAAGCCTATACTTACCACTGACGGGTCAATCATCATCAAAGAAGGAAGACATCCTGTTGTTGAAAAGTATCTTCCCAGAGGTTCTTTCGTGCCCAATGACATCGAACTTAACATGACCGACCAGCAGATCTTGATTATTACAGGTCCCAATATGGCGGGAAAATCTACAATCCTGCGGCAAACAGCTCTTATTGTGTTACTTGCTCATGTAGGAAGCTTTGTCCCGGCTCGGGCAGCAACCATAGGACTTGTGGATCGTATCTTTACTCGTATTGGTACTTCCGATGATCTGGCAAGAGGACGCTCCACCTTTTTGGTCGAAATGCAGGAAGTAGCTTCAATACTTCATCGAGTAACCCCCAAAAGCCTTGTTATACTGGACGAAATCGGAAGGGGAACAAGCACTTACGACGGCATGAGCATAGCTCAGGCTGTAATTGAATACCTGCACGATGTTCAAAATGCCGGCGTAAAAACTCTCTGTGCCACTCATTACCACGAGCTTACAGAGCTGGCGGAACGTCTTCCGCGAGTTAAAAATTTCAGCGTAGCAGTAAAGGAATGGCGAGATCAGGTCGTATTCGCCCATCGATTGGTTCCAGGAAAGATTAACAAAAGTTACGGCATTCATGTGGCAAAGCTGGCAGGTCTTCCAGAAAGTATCATAAAGAGAGCCCAGGTCATTCTTAGAGAACTCGAAGACCATCATACTTTGAAAGAACCACAATCCAAAGCTGAACCAGAACAACAAACAGGGGAATTTGAAAAAGTTTATCCCAGAACAGTCAAAAAACCAAAAGCTGGCTTTCAGCTTCCTATCATGGCTCTAAGCGAAGAATGGCTTAAACAGGAACTCTTAGCCCTGGATCTTGACCGTATAACCCCTCTTGCCGCTCTTCAAATACTTTACGCAATACAAGAACGGTTAAAAAAGGAAAAAGGGTCATGA